One Pomacea canaliculata isolate SZHN2017 linkage group LG9, ASM307304v1, whole genome shotgun sequence DNA segment encodes these proteins:
- the LOC112572687 gene encoding multiple epidermal growth factor-like domains protein 10 isoform X2: protein MWHKHHVQQQKQLLSSIKRKHKHLLQRISTQLYPHHGGRHVTFLVGGPGREVLDRMACDNVSVDGALVERFTDVSGWTNDTYTIPVLRGGRVVNITKDCYSDGRTINICEVQVWECLDGWYGTGCSHTCGNCITNSDCDKTTGQCTSCKTGFSLPNCTDCENGWYGNNCVETCGHCMGGNSTCNRINGSCPSCDGAFTPPLCKDNCETGWYGHNCVETCGHCMGGNSTCDKINGSCPSCDGAFTPPLCKDYLSSKFPMTTSNTSSSIQAGMSCDNDKETVSVAGPVAGAAVGCSVVFFIVGAVFSWWLRKSRSQQPSATGSSPYEIPIISDSGTARPTSRPNEKVDTTPDYTNIGYTTNVYEALKAPDDNNTTPYTSLDFHTQSDVH, encoded by the exons ATGTGGCATAAGCACcatgtacaacaacaaaaacaactgctCAGCAGCATTAAACGGAAACACAAACACTTATTACAAAGAATTTCCACCCAACTGTATCCACACCATGGAGGACGACATGTCACCTTTCTGGTGGGTGGACCTGGGAGAGAAG TTCTAGATAGAATGGCTTGTGATAACGTATCTGTCGATGGAGCTCTCGTCGAAAGATTCACAGATGTGAGTGGTTGGACCAATGATACATACACCATCCCAGTGCTTCGTGGTGGGCGAGTGGTCAACATCACTAAAGACTGCTACAGTGACGGACGTACGATAAACATCTGTGAGGTACAGGTGTGGG AATGTCTTGATGGTTGGTATGGAACCGGCTGTTCACATACCTGTGGAAACTGTATCACTAATTCTGATTGCGACAAGACGACAGGCCAGTGTACATCGTGTAAAACAGGATTCAGCTTACCAAACTGTACAG ATTGTGAGAACGGTTGGTATGGAAACAATTGTGTTGAAACCTGTGGACATTGCATGGGAGGTAACTCTACCTGTAACAGGATAAACGGAAGTTGTCCCTCCTGTGACGGGGCATTCACACCACCTCTGTGTAAAGACA ATTGTGAGACAGGTTGGTATGGACACAATTGTGTTGAAACATGTGGACATTGCATGGGAGGTAACTCTACCTGTGACAAGATAAACGGAAGTTGTCCCTCTTGTGACGGGGCATTCACACCACCTCTGTGTAAAGACT ATCTTTCCTCGAAGTTTCCGATGACGACTTCAAACACTTCATCTTCAATTCAAG CGGGAATGTCatgtgacaatgacaaagagACTGTCAGTGTGGCAGGTCCTGTGGCTGGCGCTGCTGTCGGCTGTTCTGTCGTCTTTTTTATTGTTGGCGCTGTCTTTAGCTG GTGGTTAAGAAAATCACGGTCTCAGCAACCGTCAGCTACGGGCTCCTCACCTTATGAAATCCCGATAATAAGTGACTCAG GAACCGCCAGGCCAACATCTCGCCCAAACGAAAAGGTAGACACTACACCCGACTACACCAACATCGGCTACACCACCAACGTCTACGAGGCACTCAAAGCCCctgatgacaacaacacaacaccttACACGTCTCTTGACTTCCACACACAATCTGATGTCCACTGA
- the LOC112572687 gene encoding multiple epidermal growth factor-like domains protein 10 isoform X1 has product MADCRCVQVFMFCVFTQIFIRCLAQNTHMKNVAVNKPCGISTMYNNKNNCSAALNGNTNTYYKEFPPNCIHTMEDDMSPFWWVDLGEKVSITMITIYGRTNFLDRMACDNVSVDGALVERFTDVSGWTNDTYTIPVLRGGRVVNITKDCYSDGRTINICEVQVWECLDGWYGTGCSHTCGNCITNSDCDKTTGQCTSCKTGFSLPNCTDCENGWYGNNCVETCGHCMGGNSTCNRINGSCPSCDGAFTPPLCKDNCETGWYGHNCVETCGHCMGGNSTCDKINGSCPSCDGAFTPPLCKDYLSSKFPMTTSNTSSSIQAGMSCDNDKETVSVAGPVAGAAVGCSVVFFIVGAVFSWWLRKSRSQQPSATGSSPYEIPIISDSGTARPTSRPNEKVDTTPDYTNIGYTTNVYEALKAPDDNNTTPYTSLDFHTQSDVH; this is encoded by the exons ATGGCGGACTGTaggtgtgtgcaggtgtttatgttctgtgtctttacacaaatattcattCGGTGTCTTGCCCAGAACACACACATGA AAAATGTTGCAGTAAACAAACCATGTGGCATAAGCACcatgtacaacaacaaaaacaactgctCAGCAGCATTAAACGGAAACACAAACACTTATTACAAAGAATTTCCACCCAACTGTATCCACACCATGGAGGACGACATGTCACCTTTCTGGTGGGTGGACCTGGGAGAGAAGGTCAGCATCACCATGATCACGATCTACGGACGGACAAACT TTCTAGATAGAATGGCTTGTGATAACGTATCTGTCGATGGAGCTCTCGTCGAAAGATTCACAGATGTGAGTGGTTGGACCAATGATACATACACCATCCCAGTGCTTCGTGGTGGGCGAGTGGTCAACATCACTAAAGACTGCTACAGTGACGGACGTACGATAAACATCTGTGAGGTACAGGTGTGGG AATGTCTTGATGGTTGGTATGGAACCGGCTGTTCACATACCTGTGGAAACTGTATCACTAATTCTGATTGCGACAAGACGACAGGCCAGTGTACATCGTGTAAAACAGGATTCAGCTTACCAAACTGTACAG ATTGTGAGAACGGTTGGTATGGAAACAATTGTGTTGAAACCTGTGGACATTGCATGGGAGGTAACTCTACCTGTAACAGGATAAACGGAAGTTGTCCCTCCTGTGACGGGGCATTCACACCACCTCTGTGTAAAGACA ATTGTGAGACAGGTTGGTATGGACACAATTGTGTTGAAACATGTGGACATTGCATGGGAGGTAACTCTACCTGTGACAAGATAAACGGAAGTTGTCCCTCTTGTGACGGGGCATTCACACCACCTCTGTGTAAAGACT ATCTTTCCTCGAAGTTTCCGATGACGACTTCAAACACTTCATCTTCAATTCAAG CGGGAATGTCatgtgacaatgacaaagagACTGTCAGTGTGGCAGGTCCTGTGGCTGGCGCTGCTGTCGGCTGTTCTGTCGTCTTTTTTATTGTTGGCGCTGTCTTTAGCTG GTGGTTAAGAAAATCACGGTCTCAGCAACCGTCAGCTACGGGCTCCTCACCTTATGAAATCCCGATAATAAGTGACTCAG GAACCGCCAGGCCAACATCTCGCCCAAACGAAAAGGTAGACACTACACCCGACTACACCAACATCGGCTACACCACCAACGTCTACGAGGCACTCAAAGCCCctgatgacaacaacacaacaccttACACGTCTCTTGACTTCCACACACAATCTGATGTCCACTGA